A segment of the Dermacentor andersoni chromosome 5, qqDerAnde1_hic_scaffold, whole genome shotgun sequence genome:
GCCTGTGAACTCTATTGCTGAGCCTGTCGCGTCACCAAAGGACCAATGCTGTCATGGTCATGAAACCGTCCATGAAAGGTCATGAAACCGTCCACTtgaagccgtattacgacccGCTGATACTATGTTCACCATGAGTTGCCAGGTTGGCTCATATTTCCGATGAGGggatggggaggggggaggtgatAGCAGTGAATACGAATGCTTGGtgctgcagccacatcgccagtctcCAGGGAGGCGCAAGCTCGAGATTGCCTGGACTGCTTTTGTGTTGTGTCCTTTGCTCGCTTTAGAAATGTAACATTCATCATGTTGTAGAACCGCAATTAGTAAATGTTATGAAAAATTTGGGAGAGCTGGAAAGCACGCATTACACACGAACGATGCTTCTAATGTTCTGTCCCATCAAAATTCTTCAGAGTGGATTTTTAGTGAATCCATAAAACCAAGCGTGAAGATGGCCAAGAAGAGTAAATGAAGCCCCTGTGTAGTCTGACATAAGCACGACTGTCTAAACAGTGAGAACATGACCTGCTTAACGCTTGTAGAGTTCCCATGACCATTAATAGGTTCCATTGATCCATACATTACAATATTCTGCACATATTTGCAAGACTGCTAAATTAAAGTGAGGCGAGGCCCTGTGTGGCACGGCTCCCTGGTAAGCAGCCACTGATGGAACTACATAGGAAAATatcaggaagatgcaccacatcAAAAGCGAGAAACATATTTAAAAGATTATTGAGAAGCAAGTCATGTCACATGTGGTCATGTAACAAGTCAGTGCATCAAGCATTTGCAAAATTTTGAAACACTGACAGATAACAGTTTAAGGTGGTCACAAATTGGGCCAGCTACAAAGGGCCAGAGGACAGAAATAAGAATTCATGGAAGGGCATAATGGGAAACTGCTCTTGCTGATGTACTGCTTTGCAAATGCTGAACGTGTGATAAATGAGCAGCCTCCATGGACGAGAGGTTTCACAGATCCACAGGTGACCTGTGGTAGTATTTGGATAAAAGTTGGTTGCAAAGTGAGGTTCAATGACAAAGCAAGCTAAGATGAAGATGAAAGAGACTAGATTACTATACTAGAGATAGAAAAGTGATAGCGGAAAGGCAGAGAGTAGGTTGACCAGGCTGAGCCCTGCCAGCTATGTTGCACAACTTCACGCTCCCGTCAGGCACACTTTCTACCACTTTTCGCACCAGGCGCACGAACGCAAAAAAAACTTTCACGCGCACCTTATGATTCGCCACGAAGAAGTCGGACGCCGAGTTGAACACGGGTTCACTCCTCCAGCGAAAGGCCCGGCAGTAAGAGGCCAGCGCGTCCATCGTTTCCTCGCGGCTACCGGAGCCCTTGATGCGGACGTACCGCTCGACCGCCTTCGACGAGTTCGAGTCCAGGTAGCGCAGGGCCTGCAAGCAGCGCACCATGCTGGCGAACTCCCTTTCGGGAACGACGTGCAGGTTTAGGTTCAGCCACTTGGTCAGGCTCAGCAGCAGGCTCTGGGGCACCAGCTTGAGCCGCGTGAGCACGCTCAAGATGTAGGCCACGTCGTCTGCGCCCAGCGACAACACGTTCTTGGTCGTGTTGCGCGCCACGGCGCGAAGCACGACGCTCTGCGAACTCTTGAAGTACGGTAGCAGGCTGTACAGCTTGAGAACGTCGTCCTTCTCCATGTCGACCGCTTGCGTGACGATGCTCTGCCAGAAGTGATCCACCGTGCCCAGGTACTGGCTGCCGCAGCTGACTAGTAGTAACGTGGCTTCTAGAAGGTCGGGGAGCTTGATGGTGCCGTCGCAGATGCGGCTGAGGATGACCTGGACGAAGGTGTCCACGTAGCGCTTCCGGTCTTCCTCGCTGTACCGATGCCTCACGACGCACCTGAGCCCGTCCAGTATCACCTCGGAGCTCCCGGCGGTCGTGATGAGCTTGCACAGCTCCCCAATGACGAGCGACACACCGTCAGGCTCACGAGACTTTGGGCGTTTTGATGGTGCGTCCAGCCCAACGTCTCGAACTTGCAACAGCTTGTCGAGCGCCTGAACACCGATGGCCGGCGTCAGGTCTTTGGGATCAGCTTTTCTCAGAGCAAGGTAAACGTCTTTCACCGACGTGCACTTTTTAATTATCGCCGACACCTTAGGCGAGGCGCCTTCCCTCGTTGCTTTCGGATGTTCATTGAAGCTTCCGCGCGCCGTTAGGTCGTTGTCAAGGAGCGACTCCGCGGTGGCCTTCTTGATGAGAACCGGCAGCTCTTCGATGCTAACGCCATCCTGGAGTATAATGGTCGACTTCGTGACACTATCGGCGCCGCTTCTAGACGAATAACTGCGAAACGAAAATGACGGTCGGAAAGGTGTCTGTCGCAACCGCAAGCTTTCCTGTTTCAGGCAATGCAAATAGGACCGGTAGGTCGTGGCAGTGCGGGCGCCGCTACGAAGTGCCAGAGTCCGTGTCCCTAACTGACGCCACACGGTACGGTTTAGCAAGCGAACCGTACAGCGTGTGGTCGCCGTTAAAGGCATCGCGCATCTCATTAAAGCGCCCGCGCACAATTTTGATACCGCTCACGTCATGGTGAAGCGTTCTGCTAGTTCTGCCGGTTCTGCTTAAATTTACTTTGCACTGCAAGCCGccatcttacttttttttttttttttcgtgtgcgcgtTGCCGACACGTAACTGTTCATTCGCTAAATTTGACGCAAACAGTTTTTTGAACGTAATATTGACGAGAAAATTTGGAAGCGTCGTGTTGCGACCAACGAAACAGCTAAATATTCTTTACTTTCTTAATGCAGAAATAATGCGAAAGTTATTACTAGAGAGTTGCTAGAGGGTGTATACCGCAGTGACGTCACGTAAATCGTCGCACACGCTCACGCATGCAAGCATGCGCGGGCCGCCAGCACAGCCAACGTGGAGCGAGGAAGCAGTGACGCTCACACCCCGCTTTTCAAGCTGTCGAGCGCCGGAGCAGGCAAACAGTCTTTGCTGCAAGCGAGCTCTGGCGCTGGGCTCGTGTGACCAGCTGAGATCGCGAGAAATCGCTCGCTTCCTCTTACCTTTCACTCGTGCATAAACTCGCGTTCCGGGAACAGAATATGGTCGACCTGACCGGAGGAGGACCCGACGGACCCATTGAACACGGCTTCAGCAATTGGGTCTTCATTCTGCCCGCAATTATTACAATTTCGCTGATCAGTAAGTATTGCCGACGGGCCCCTGTTTGCTGTCATCTCGACCGATCGTCTCTCCCTGTCGTAGTAGAGGGCGGACATCATCGTGTAAAACGAAACAGCTGGTAAAATTGCGCGCCTTTAGTACTACGTTACATCGCGATGTAGTCTGCTTCTGACAGAAGACACGGCGCGCAAACGTCAAGTGGTCGATGACCTCGCGAGAAGGTCCATGATCGCATTATATACCCCCGGAGCGAAACACTTGACCAAGTCGAAGCGCCGTgaataaacgaaaaaaataagaaagaaaggtgTGAAACGGCGCGCTGTTCGAATCGTACTGCTGCGCAAGTGGTGGCGACTCGGTGCTGACCCAGCTACGGGACTCGTTTTTGTGCTGTCCCCCGCTTATCGCCGTGCGAAACAGGATCGTGGCCGGTACACGTGGCCTGTCGCGTTGGCTCCGCGTGGAACCGCGTCGCCCCCGAGGGCGCAGTTGCGAGAGCGGTCGTGCAGGAGTAGGACGCGCTCACACGCACTCGGGCGGCTGAGGTTGTAGGCAGCATGGTTCTGTACGTGGCCCTGATATTCGTTCCCGTTGCCGCGATCGGtgagtctttcgctgttaacagGGACTTCACGCACTACCTATTTAGTCCCGAATATTTGAGCTTCACGAATCTATATTTAAAAAAACTTATTTAGTACTAGCAGGGAAACAACCATCTGGAAAAGATTGACCACCTGGTCGTCGCGTGGTGTGGAAAATTTATAGATTTATTGCGGATCCCGAAGTTATTTATTACTCTGACACGAGTGGCATAACAAATCCTTGTTTCTTTgtctttcaaatatttttctggtTTCTGTTCGTACAGGGTCATACTGACGTTCAGTATTGCAAGTGTAAGTTAAAGCAGGTTCTGTAGGATGCATGCTGTTCCACTTTTGGCGCAGAATCTTGCATTTCTCGCGATGCATGGCAGCTGATTACACAGCTTATATTAGGGGCGAGTTTGTTTCTAACTTTATAAGCTTTCCGACAATGCCACCGTATTTAATCTGCTGTTAGTGCGACATTTTGAAGCAGTAGTATGAATCTGTATGTTGCTTCCAATTCTTTGCCGGTCTTTCACTGTAGCTATGAATCTGTGACATTATAAAAAGCAGataacagcctttttttttttcttaaccaaTGGTGTCAGGTTATTTGAAATGCAAGTAGTTGAAATCCTAACTTTTATTACTATAAAAATTCAGGGCATGATATTTTGTGCATGCCCAAGCATATTTTATAATTTCCACCAAGACTCGCATGTAGATTGTAATCACTGACTAATCGCTGCATGCCGCAGTTTACAGAATCGGCACATTTACGAAACCTTTTTTTATTTAGCTTAATTCACCAAATTATGTGTTCTAGGCCATTAGGTACAGTCATGAGCAAAAGTCTGGAGACCACAAATGCCGCAAATATTTTGTACTTCTTCAAAGCCTTGGCTTGCAAGCTGAAATCAAGTAGTACAGTCTACCATGTGTGCTAGTTCAACCAACATTGCATTAAAACAATTCCATGGACCATGGCTGtgctagaaaaaaaatgtaaaatttaaatttttttcctgATGCCATAGGCTTGAGACTTTTGCACCCAACTATACTTCATAGCATTCGCTACCATGCATGCATAAAGTTCTCTCTGTGCAACAGTGCGACATGTGGTTTGAAAAAAATTCAATTCCGcggctttatgtgccaaaaccacgatctgattggggcacgccgtagtgggggactccagattttgagcacccggagttctttaatgtgcacacaatgcatggtacacaggcaTTGTTACGTTTTGCCACCATCAAGTGTGCTTTGATTGCAGTCGTGAGTTAGTCTAGCTGTCTCATTAATGTATACAAAAATTTCCCATCATTTCAGTTCCTAATTCATCAGTGTTTGCGAGCATTGCACTACAATGCTAGATTTTGCAAGCATTAACACTCTTTATATTCGAAGTGATTACACATCCAATATGTATATGAAAAGCATTGCTAACTTACACCTGAAGTTTAGGTCTCAGTGGAGCGTACAGCAAAACAATGGGCAACTACACTAAGTCATGCAGCTCTAACTAGTCCAGACTTGTGCATAGCCATGCCTCAACATCAAAATCAACCTGCCCAACGAGCAGCTCTTCTACATTACTTATAAATTCTACATTTTGCATCTACTGACATGCAGATTGTGTATTGGTGACAACTGATTCTTTATATTTAGAAATATAAAAAAGTTCAAAACTGCACTCAATGTGGATACAAGGTATGCATTAACAAGATTAGGCATCGGCATAGGTCCGAAATGCCAATGTGAACAGAATGTAATATTTCTTACCCACAAATTACAGTTTGCAACTAAGATACGAAGTAGTGTAGTCTAAATACATTTAATTCAGGCACACAGGGAGTCTACACCATCTATTCGAGAATGGTCTAAAATGGCATTGTGAACGAATTTTTATTTCTGTAATTTTATTCCTCTAGCTAAAAAAGTTTGTCGCTTTATGCATTGTCTTCTGTTGTATGCGTGGTGCCGCGTCCTTGCCTCATTTGTATTGTATGGATTAAGTTGCCATATTGCTGCCTGGCTTAGTCGGGctgccattattattattattattttttttgcaatttctgCAATTTATGCATGCAAAGCACTCAATTTTTACCATACGTGGCATGAACATGCGCAAGGTGTTTCTGCGACTACTGCCTCCCTGTGAAAAACGGGATTCGGGACAAAACGAAAATTCTTCTGCCCAATATTTGCGCCAGTGGCGAGCATCAGAATTAGTGCCCCAATTGCCAATTGCATCATTAATTGTTTCCCACCAGATAaacttgaaattaatttgacaTTCGTGGGTCAGTTGCAGAACTGAACCTGGTCAGTGCCAAGTATGCCAAGTCGGTATCCACTAAGTATAAATCCTGAAATTAGAACCAATTTCAATGTACCCAtcccaaaacgaaaaaaaaaaaaaaagctgtttctgcaacaacttttctttttgtcaggTCATAGCACACAATTATTTCGTGAAAGACAAGGAGTATAATTCACACATGAATCTCGGAGGCAACTTCAGTTTGGAGGAGTCTATCTCTTGCTCTGCGCAAAGAGAGCAGTGAAAAATGGAACCAGGGCCCATCTCTTGTAATGGATTGTCCATTGTTTTATCGCATGTTGCACTGAGTGGCCAGTGATAACGGCAAAAAACGAATGAACATGAAATATATTGTTAGAAATGGCAAAGATCTATTGGGAAGTTCTACAATAGCTTTTATGTGGCAGCATAGTCAGTGAGAGGGCACAGGTGTGTAAGAGCCTTTTGTGTAGTAGCTGGTGCAGTATACCTAGTGAAACATATAGGAGCATGTGTCAGATTTAGTGAAATGATTCAAAGGACTTGGTTACAGCGACAGAATTGCACTGGATAAAGTAAAGCATCTGCAAGTACTAGGTAGGCTTTGGGCAGTGGCAAACCGAGCGCCAAAATATCCAAGAACTCTTTCTTACAGCTTCGCTGCCCTTGATGTACGACTTGTCTGGATTTGTATAGG
Coding sequences within it:
- the LOC126530723 gene encoding FAST kinase domain-containing protein 3, mitochondrial-like, whose amino-acid sequence is MRCAMPLTATTRCTVRLLNRTVWRQLGTRTLALRSGARTATTYRSYLHCLKQESLRLRQTPFRPSFSFRSYSSRSGADSVTKSTIILQDGVSIEELPVLIKKATAESLLDNDLTARGSFNEHPKATREGASPKVSAIIKKCTSVKDVYLALRKADPKDLTPAIGVQALDKLLQVRDVGLDAPSKRPKSREPDGVSLVIGELCKLITTAGSSEVILDGLRCVVRHRYSEEDRKRYVDTFVQVILSRICDGTIKLPDLLEATLLLVSCGSQYLGTVDHFWQSIVTQAVDMEKDDVLKLYSLLPYFKSSQSVVLRAVARNTTKNVLSLGADDVAYILSVLTRLKLVPQSLLLSLTKWLNLNLHVVPEREFASMVRCLQALRYLDSNSSKAVERYVRIKGSGSREETMDALASYCRAFRWRSEPVFNSASDFFVANHKDMSLPTAVNMVRALGYLNIVPKNAMEFFGSLEWLLRERFNQIPSNELVDMLIACFYLQRYPLNFVKKVFSPHFLDKMNASLERNELRKTHQKLKFLDSALSLECKQYHGPYLPRDYSSKSVKRDGRLLRLMCSMQDDMEVILGGEGNFSFSVVQPRLPLSDMYIIDYVVQLNKQGKPIPADAVSGVDKRLAVIIALPEHYSMDSLHAMGHHATRMRLLQALGYSVIELNYDALLKTRPASRERLNYLSTKILPLS